One stretch of Nitrospira sp. SG-bin1 DNA includes these proteins:
- a CDS encoding phosphatidylethanolamine-binding protein, whose protein sequence is MRATWCSILFAIALLPGVGAAAELQLTSPTIKHKGTIGKAHVFNGFGCTGDNVSPELRWTNVPKGTKSFAVTVYDPDAPTGSGWWHWVIFNIPPDISALAADAGKPDGPGAPQRSMQSMTDFGQPGYGGPCPPPGHKPHRYIFTVFALKVDELPLKPEASGAMVGYFLNQNALAKASFTGLYSRK, encoded by the coding sequence ATGAGAGCCACTTGGTGCAGCATTCTGTTTGCAATCGCACTCCTTCCCGGCGTCGGTGCAGCCGCCGAGTTGCAGCTCACCAGCCCGACCATCAAGCATAAGGGCACGATCGGCAAGGCGCATGTCTTCAACGGATTTGGATGCACGGGCGACAATGTGTCCCCCGAATTGCGCTGGACCAACGTTCCGAAGGGGACCAAGAGCTTTGCCGTGACGGTCTATGATCCCGATGCGCCGACCGGCAGCGGCTGGTGGCATTGGGTTATCTTCAACATTCCTCCGGATATTTCGGCACTCGCCGCCGATGCAGGAAAGCCGGACGGTCCCGGCGCGCCGCAACGCAGCATGCAAAGCATGACGGACTTTGGCCAGCCCGGATACGGAGGACCTTGTCCTCCTCCGGGTCACAAGCCGCATCGCTACATCTTTACGGTGTTTGCATTGAAGGTGGACGAACTGCCGTTGAAGCCTGAGGCATCCGGCGCGATGGTCGGGTACTTTCTCAACCAGAATGCTCTGGCCAAGGCTTCGTTCACCGGTCTGTACAGCCGCAAGTAA
- a CDS encoding peptidase: MLQTHPTSEPADGYAQLAADVLARAKVCGATEADIVVADGETFSVQVRVGTVDRLTKAREKRLGLRVFVGKRSATTSTSDFSRESLDRLVTDTCTLAKAVVEDDVSGLPDAAQMAMELPNLDLYDGTVLDTDTQIDWAKRGEAAAFAADPRVTNSEGAEFDSSSGRVVLANSHGFVGSYKSSNFSLSVSPIATEPETGAMQRDAWYEVRRKFARLASAESIGEEAARRAVRRLGARKVATKRVPVVFDQETAGSLLANLCSAVSGYGLYKRASFLLDKLGQVIASDLMTVYDDGRMLDGLGSRPFDGEGLATRKNTIVERGVLKSYLLDTYSGKKLGLPSTGNASRSVGESPSVGPTNFYLVPGVKSPQEIIGSVKEGLYVTELIGFGINMVTGDYSRGACGFWIENGELAYPVEEITIAGNLKHMLNDIEVIGKDLVFRGRIASPTLKISEMMVAGN; encoded by the coding sequence ATGCTTCAGACCCATCCGACTTCAGAGCCTGCCGACGGGTACGCCCAATTGGCTGCCGATGTCCTGGCGCGTGCGAAGGTCTGCGGCGCGACAGAGGCTGATATCGTGGTCGCCGATGGGGAGACCTTCTCGGTCCAAGTACGGGTCGGCACAGTCGACCGATTGACGAAGGCAAGGGAGAAACGGTTGGGATTGCGCGTCTTCGTCGGCAAACGATCGGCGACCACATCCACGTCCGACTTCTCGCGCGAGTCTCTCGATCGGCTCGTGACGGATACCTGCACCTTGGCCAAGGCGGTGGTGGAGGATGACGTGTCGGGGTTGCCCGATGCGGCTCAGATGGCCATGGAGTTGCCGAATCTCGATCTCTATGATGGGACCGTGCTCGATACGGACACGCAGATCGATTGGGCCAAACGCGGCGAGGCTGCGGCGTTTGCCGCAGACCCACGCGTCACGAATTCGGAAGGTGCGGAGTTCGATTCGTCCTCCGGACGAGTAGTGTTGGCGAACAGCCATGGATTCGTCGGGTCCTATAAGAGTTCCAACTTTTCACTGTCCGTCTCCCCCATTGCCACCGAGCCAGAAACCGGCGCCATGCAGCGGGATGCATGGTACGAAGTGCGGCGCAAATTTGCACGGTTGGCCTCCGCGGAATCGATCGGCGAGGAGGCGGCCAGGCGAGCCGTCCGAAGACTAGGAGCGCGCAAGGTGGCGACCAAGCGAGTACCAGTGGTATTCGACCAGGAGACGGCGGGGAGCCTGCTGGCCAACCTATGCAGCGCCGTGTCCGGCTACGGCCTCTACAAACGCGCCTCGTTTCTTCTCGATAAACTCGGCCAAGTCATTGCGTCCGATCTGATGACGGTGTACGACGACGGGCGGATGCTGGACGGCCTGGGTTCGCGTCCGTTTGACGGCGAAGGGTTGGCCACGCGTAAGAACACGATCGTGGAGCGTGGCGTGCTGAAGAGTTATCTGCTGGACACCTATTCCGGAAAGAAACTGGGGCTGCCGTCCACCGGCAATGCCTCACGGAGCGTGGGGGAGAGCCCTTCCGTCGGCCCGACGAATTTCTATCTCGTTCCTGGAGTGAAGAGCCCGCAGGAAATTATCGGTTCCGTCAAGGAAGGACTCTATGTCACTGAGTTGATCGGATTCGGAATCAATATGGTGACTGGCGATTATTCGCGCGGCGCCTGCGGGTTTTGGATCGAAAACGGTGAATTGGCCTATCCCGTCGAAGAAATCACCATTGCCGGCAATCTCAAGCACATGCTTAACGATATCGAAGTGATCGGCAAGGATCTGGTGTTTCGAGGGAGAATTGCCAGCCCGACGCTCAAGATTTCCGAGATGATGGTGGCGGGCAATTAA